In one window of Gossypium hirsutum isolate 1008001.06 chromosome A01, Gossypium_hirsutum_v2.1, whole genome shotgun sequence DNA:
- the LOC107903729 gene encoding 21 kDa protein: protein MNIKHPLSPLFLTFLFFYLHPIPTLCSADYDANTTTPSNATDFIRISCSVTLYPDLCFASLYGYANAIQQDPARLARTAIGVSLSRARHMAAFVSNLSREADYGADPRASSALHDCFSNMDDAVDEIRGSLNEMRRLVNPGSESFRFQMGNIQTWMSAALTDEETCTDGFEDVGDGPMKTAVCERAANVKKFTSNALALVNSYAEKGTHKLLNEKNV, encoded by the coding sequence ATGAACATCAAACACCCCCTCTCTCCCCTCTTCCTAACCTTCCTCTTCTTCTATCTCCACCCTATCCCAACCCTGTGTTCCGCCGACTACGACGCCAACACCACCACCCCATCAAACGCCACTGATTTCATCCGTATAAGCTGCTCCGTCACCTTATACCCCGACCTTTGCTTTGCTTCCCTTTATGGCTACGCCAACGCCATTCAACAAGACCCAGCTCGTCTAGCTCGTACTGCCATTGGTGTCAGCCTCTCTAGGGCCCGTCACATGGCAGCTTTTGTCTCTAACCTCTCCCGTGAAGCAGACTACGGTGCCGACCCACGAGCCAGCTCCGCCTTACACGACTGTTTCTCCAACATGGATGATGCCGTGGATGAAATCCGGGGCTCCTTGAATGAAATGCGGCGGCTTGTGAATCCGGGTTCTGAGTCTTTTAGGTTCCAAATGGGGAATATCCAGACATGGATGAGCGCTGCTTTAACGGACGAGGAGACGTGTACGGATGGGTTCGAGGATGTGGGTGACGGACCCATGAAGACGGCGGTGTGCGAGAGAGCGGCGAATGTGAAGAAGTTTACTAGCAATGCGTTGGCATTGGTTAATAGCTATGCAGAAAAGGGTACACATAAGTTGTTGAATGAGAAAAATGTATAA